A region from the Nocardioides exalbidus genome encodes:
- a CDS encoding replication-associated recombination protein A, with protein sequence MDGLFEIPGAGQPAPGVVPGGGSLGANTHASAPLAVRMRPRTIEELVGQQQLRAAGSPLRRLIEGDQSMSLLLWGPPGTGKTTIAAIVSQQTSRRFVEVSAVSAGVKEVRAAIDGARAELVRSGQETVLFVDEVHRFSKAQQDALLPGVENRWVTLIAATTENPFFSVISPLLSRSLLLRLQSLTDDDVAEVIDLALTDERGLAGATGLDDEARDHLVRLAGGDARRALTYLEAAAGAAASNGLDAIDLATAETAVDQAAVRYDRQGDQHYDVISAFIKSIRGSDPDAALHYLARMIEAGEDPRFIARRLVVHASEDIGLADPTALQAAVAAAQAVQLIGMPEARINLAQATIHLAIAPKSNAVIVGIDGAISDVKAGKIGQVPPHLRDAHYGGAKDLGHGKGYRYPHDEAFGVAEQQYLPDVLADAAYYVPTTLGAEAGVKERWERIKRIVRGRA encoded by the coding sequence GTGGACGGCTTGTTCGAGATTCCGGGCGCGGGGCAACCCGCGCCCGGCGTCGTACCCGGGGGCGGATCGCTCGGGGCCAACACGCATGCCTCGGCACCGCTCGCGGTCCGGATGCGTCCGCGCACCATCGAGGAGCTCGTCGGCCAGCAGCAGCTGCGGGCCGCCGGCTCGCCGCTGCGCCGGCTGATCGAGGGCGACCAGTCGATGTCGCTGCTGCTGTGGGGTCCGCCCGGGACCGGCAAGACCACCATCGCCGCGATCGTGAGCCAGCAGACGAGCCGCCGCTTCGTCGAGGTCTCGGCCGTCTCGGCCGGCGTGAAGGAGGTGCGAGCGGCGATCGACGGCGCCCGCGCCGAGCTCGTCCGCAGCGGGCAGGAGACGGTGCTGTTCGTCGACGAGGTCCACCGCTTCAGCAAGGCCCAGCAGGACGCCCTGCTGCCCGGGGTGGAGAACCGCTGGGTGACGCTCATCGCGGCCACCACGGAGAACCCGTTCTTCTCGGTGATCAGCCCGCTCCTCTCGCGCAGCCTGCTGCTCCGGCTGCAGTCGCTCACCGACGACGACGTGGCCGAGGTGATCGACCTGGCGCTCACCGACGAGCGCGGCCTGGCGGGCGCGACGGGACTCGATGACGAGGCGCGCGACCACCTCGTGCGCCTCGCCGGCGGTGACGCGCGGCGGGCACTGACCTACCTCGAGGCGGCCGCGGGCGCCGCGGCGAGCAACGGGCTCGACGCGATCGACCTCGCCACCGCGGAGACCGCCGTCGACCAGGCGGCCGTCCGCTACGACCGCCAGGGCGACCAGCACTACGACGTGATCTCGGCGTTCATCAAGTCGATCCGCGGATCCGACCCCGACGCCGCCCTGCACTACCTCGCCCGGATGATCGAGGCGGGGGAGGACCCGCGCTTCATCGCCCGTCGCCTGGTCGTGCACGCGAGCGAGGACATCGGGCTGGCCGATCCGACCGCGCTCCAGGCCGCCGTCGCCGCCGCGCAGGCCGTGCAGCTCATCGGCATGCCCGAGGCCCGGATCAACCTCGCCCAGGCCACGATCCACCTCGCGATCGCGCCGAAGTCCAACGCGGTCATCGTCGGCATCGACGGCGCCATCTCCGACGTGAAGGCCGGCAAGATCGGCCAGGTGCCCCCGCACCTGCGCGACGCCCACTACGGAGGCGCCAAGGACCTCGGCCACGGCAAGGGCTACCGCTACCCCCACGACGAGGCCTTCGGCGTCGCCGAGCAGCAGTACCTCCCCGACGTGCTGGCCGACGCGGCCTACTACGTGCCGACCACGCTCGGCGCCGAGGCCGGCGTCAAGGAGCGCTGGGAGCGGATCAAGCGGATCGTCAGGGGCAGGGCCTGA
- a CDS encoding ABC transporter ATP-binding protein, with amino-acid sequence MGHVASELDPDAPAVLTVDNLKMYFPVKSSGVVRRTVGHVQAVDGISFEVPKGGSLGLVGESGCGKSTTGRLITRLYKPTGGSMMFEGQDLAKLSNGQMKPLRRDVQMIFQDPYTSLNPRHTVGTIVGAPLEVHKIVPKNKVLSRVQELLEVVGLNPEHYNRYPNEFSGGQRQRIGIARALTLNPKVLVADEPVSALDVSIQAQVVNLLQDIQSEFDVAFLFIAHDLAIVRHFCPEIAVMYLGKIVEIGDRETIYGKPHHPYTQALLSAVPDVKQAAIGGRRERIRLEGDVPSPINPPSGCRFRTRCQFAQEICAKVEPPLLQIGKRHKVACHFAGELGAHPATPVTTELLGVDDQGSSVPGVVPSNTQLTIPGYEKTWYDLTTKQTTGV; translated from the coding sequence ATGGGCCACGTCGCGTCCGAGCTCGACCCGGACGCCCCGGCGGTGCTGACCGTCGACAACCTCAAGATGTACTTCCCGGTGAAGTCGTCCGGGGTCGTGCGCCGCACGGTGGGCCACGTCCAGGCGGTCGACGGCATCTCGTTCGAGGTCCCGAAGGGCGGCTCGCTCGGCCTGGTCGGCGAGTCCGGGTGCGGCAAGTCGACCACCGGCCGGCTCATCACCCGGCTCTACAAGCCGACCGGCGGCTCGATGATGTTCGAGGGCCAGGACCTCGCCAAGCTCTCGAACGGCCAGATGAAGCCGCTGCGGCGCGACGTGCAGATGATCTTCCAGGACCCCTACACCTCGCTGAACCCGCGCCACACCGTCGGCACGATCGTCGGTGCGCCCCTCGAGGTGCACAAGATCGTCCCGAAGAACAAGGTCCTGTCGCGGGTCCAGGAGCTGCTCGAGGTCGTGGGCCTCAACCCGGAGCACTACAACCGCTACCCCAACGAGTTCTCCGGCGGCCAGCGCCAGCGCATCGGCATCGCCCGGGCGCTGACGCTCAACCCGAAGGTCCTCGTCGCCGACGAGCCGGTCTCCGCGCTCGACGTGTCGATCCAGGCGCAGGTGGTCAACCTGCTCCAGGACATCCAGTCCGAGTTCGACGTGGCCTTCCTCTTCATCGCCCACGACCTCGCGATCGTTCGCCACTTCTGCCCCGAGATCGCCGTGATGTACCTCGGCAAGATCGTGGAGATCGGCGACCGCGAGACGATCTACGGCAAGCCGCACCACCCCTACACGCAGGCCCTGCTGTCCGCGGTGCCCGACGTGAAGCAGGCCGCCATCGGTGGCCGGCGCGAGCGGATCCGGCTCGAGGGCGACGTGCCGAGCCCGATCAACCCGCCGTCGGGCTGCCGCTTCCGCACCCGCTGCCAGTTCGCGCAGGAGATCTGCGCCAAGGTCGAGCCGCCGCTGCTCCAGATCGGCAAGCGCCACAAGGTCGCCTGCCACTTCGCCGGCGAGCTCGGGGCGCACCCGGCTACCCCGGTGACGACCGAGCTGCTCGGCGTCGACGACCAGGGCAGCTCGGTGCCGGGAGTCGTGCCCAGCAACACCCAGCTCACGATCCCCGGCTACGAGAAGACCTGGTACGACCTCACGACCAAGCAGACCACCGGCGTCTGA
- a CDS encoding ABC transporter ATP-binding protein: MTPSSAAADDQASGPYLQVEGLKVTFPTQDGPVTAVSGLSYTVEKGKTLGIVGESGSGKSVSSMAVMGLHDAKSAQIEGSIRVGGTEVVGLSESRMRALRGNSMAMIFQDALAALHPFYKIGKQLEEAYLVHHSSASKRDARRKAIEMLDRVGIPQPDRRVDDFPHQFSGGMRQRAMIAMGLINDPSLLIADEPTTALDVTVQAQILDLLQDLQREFNSAVIIITHDLGVIAEMADDVLVMYAGRCVEYGTAKQILTSPEMPYTWGLLSSIPDVHASTDARLIPIPGNPPSLLRPPSGCSFHPRCVHSDKVAGDLCSTERPELLPASSGTAHLKRCHLADPVGVYRTEVLPEIAPELVEETR, translated from the coding sequence ATGACCCCGTCCTCTGCTGCTGCCGACGACCAGGCGTCCGGTCCCTACCTCCAGGTCGAGGGCCTGAAGGTCACCTTCCCGACCCAGGACGGTCCCGTCACCGCGGTGAGCGGCCTGAGCTACACGGTCGAGAAGGGCAAGACCCTCGGCATCGTCGGCGAGTCCGGCTCGGGCAAGTCCGTCTCGAGCATGGCCGTGATGGGCCTGCACGACGCGAAGTCGGCGCAGATCGAGGGCTCGATCCGCGTCGGCGGCACCGAGGTCGTCGGCCTCAGCGAGTCGCGGATGCGTGCCCTGCGCGGCAACTCGATGGCGATGATCTTCCAGGACGCCCTCGCGGCGCTCCACCCGTTCTACAAGATCGGCAAGCAGCTGGAGGAGGCCTACCTGGTCCACCACTCCAGCGCGTCGAAGCGGGACGCCCGCCGCAAGGCCATCGAGATGCTCGACCGGGTCGGCATCCCGCAGCCCGACCGTCGCGTCGACGACTTCCCGCACCAGTTCTCCGGCGGCATGCGGCAGCGCGCGATGATCGCGATGGGCCTCATCAACGACCCCTCGCTGCTCATCGCCGACGAGCCCACCACCGCGCTCGACGTGACCGTCCAGGCGCAGATCCTCGACCTGCTCCAGGACCTCCAGCGCGAGTTCAACTCCGCGGTCATCATCATCACCCACGACCTCGGCGTGATCGCCGAGATGGCCGACGACGTGCTCGTGATGTACGCCGGTCGCTGCGTGGAGTACGGCACCGCCAAGCAGATCCTGACCTCGCCGGAGATGCCCTACACGTGGGGCCTGCTCTCGAGCATCCCGGACGTCCACGCCTCGACCGACGCGCGGCTGATCCCCATCCCCGGCAACCCGCCCAGCCTCCTGCGGCCGCCGTCAGGATGTTCCTTCCACCCGCGGTGCGTGCACTCCGACAAGGTCGCCGGCGACCTGTGCAGCACCGAGCGACCCGAGCTGCTGCCGGCGAGCTCCGGCACGGCGCACCTCAAGCGGTGCCACCTCGCCGACCCCGTGGGGGTCTACCGCACCGAGGTGCTGCCCGAGATCGCCCCCGAGCTCGTCGAGGAGACCCGATGA
- a CDS encoding ABC transporter permease yields MFAYVVKRLISGVLVVTLVSMAIFLLFWFGPSSPAQPICDRETSNRCTAAKLDIYEKTLGYDNPVYEEYGKYVKGIFVGRTLTIASNEYQCDAPCLGVSYRTKQPVKEELVSRMPATFSVAIGGAFLYLLFGVPIGVAAARRRGTVADKALVSSFLFISSIPYYLFALLTWLYLTITYPLPVVGDTGYFKLTDDPVKWFTGLFLAWVALGIFGCTQYTRFTRGAMVEALSEDYIRTAKAKGLPARTIVYKHGLRAALVPVVTIFGIDFGTLLAGTIFTERIFEIQGIGYWSLQAVQGRDLPVVQATALFSAVVLIISNLLVDVVYSVLDPRVRLS; encoded by the coding sequence ATGTTCGCGTATGTCGTGAAGCGCCTGATCTCGGGAGTCCTCGTCGTGACGCTGGTCTCGATGGCGATCTTCCTGCTGTTCTGGTTCGGCCCGTCGAGTCCCGCGCAGCCCATCTGCGACCGAGAGACCAGCAACCGCTGCACCGCGGCCAAGCTGGACATCTACGAGAAGACCCTGGGCTACGACAACCCCGTCTACGAGGAGTACGGCAAGTACGTCAAGGGCATCTTCGTGGGCCGCACGCTCACCATCGCCTCCAACGAGTACCAGTGCGACGCGCCGTGCCTCGGCGTCAGCTACCGCACCAAGCAGCCGGTCAAGGAGGAGCTGGTCTCGCGCATGCCCGCGACCTTCTCCGTGGCCATCGGCGGTGCATTCCTCTACCTCCTGTTCGGTGTCCCCATCGGCGTCGCCGCTGCGCGACGGCGTGGCACCGTGGCCGACAAGGCCCTGGTCTCGAGCTTCCTGTTCATCAGCTCGATCCCCTACTACCTCTTCGCGCTGCTGACCTGGCTCTACCTCACGATCACCTACCCGCTGCCCGTCGTGGGCGACACCGGCTACTTCAAGCTCACCGACGATCCCGTCAAGTGGTTCACCGGGCTGTTCCTCGCCTGGGTCGCGCTCGGCATCTTCGGGTGCACCCAGTACACGCGATTCACGCGTGGTGCGATGGTCGAGGCCCTCAGTGAGGACTACATCCGCACCGCGAAGGCCAAGGGCCTCCCCGCCCGCACCATCGTCTACAAGCACGGCCTGCGCGCGGCGCTGGTGCCGGTCGTGACCATCTTCGGCATCGACTTCGGCACCCTGCTCGCCGGCACCATCTTCACCGAGCGGATCTTCGAGATCCAGGGCATCGGCTACTGGAGCCTGCAGGCGGTCCAGGGCCGTGACCTGCCCGTCGTCCAGGCGACCGCCCTGTTCAGTGCCGTCGTGCTCATCATCTCCAACCTGCTCGTGGACGTCGTCTACAGCGTCCTCGACCCGAGGGTGAGGCTCTCGTGA
- a CDS encoding ABC transporter substrate-binding protein, with protein sequence MKRNKPLALIAGAALLTLAACGGGSSDNSGSSGGTDREFGDQTGGTKDAERQGPAADIDGAAAGGTITVYLPGDPGPDSLDPTAGWSVTGNSIQQALTSRSLTQYARDEDGQPVLVPDLATDLGTPNDDFTEWTFTIRDDATWEDGKPVTAEEVAFGICRSLDSEAFPSGPGTEYSKTYFDGAADYDGPYTGKDPNCEKYTGISVDGQDVTIKMAKPFPDMDYWGAFMAMGPAPLGNASKPPNYGNKPLSNGPYKVDSYKPNEELVLVKNDQWSADSDPARHQYADEFVFKFNQDQAKVDEIMLSDNSDSQTAVSTGLGSDKYNDANGQLGDRLVQQTSQCVSTLTPDYTKITDINVRKALAYAYPYQDVWIATGEVPGVTRVPANSVMPPGMAGKVNDFQVDGEQITYDPEKAKELLAEAGYGDDNPYEITMVYYEVDPLAKAGQDQITKGFEASGFKVKAIPVQESPYNIWLDPDNKVNKTLNLRGVNWCSDWPAGSTMLPPLLKGGAVYNTAYFDEASVNDEMDNIATLPLEEQADAWGALDEKIMTDYFPIIPTAFRNDLFVFGTKVGNPTGDGSIGAPNYKDLYVMQ encoded by the coding sequence ATGAAGCGGAACAAGCCGCTCGCACTCATTGCTGGTGCCGCGCTCCTGACCCTCGCCGCCTGTGGCGGCGGGTCGTCGGACAACAGCGGCAGCAGCGGTGGCACGGACAGGGAGTTCGGCGACCAGACCGGTGGCACCAAGGACGCCGAGCGTCAGGGCCCCGCCGCCGACATCGACGGCGCCGCCGCTGGTGGCACCATCACGGTCTACCTCCCCGGCGACCCCGGTCCCGACTCGCTCGACCCGACGGCCGGCTGGTCCGTCACGGGCAACTCGATCCAGCAGGCGCTCACGAGCCGCTCGCTGACCCAGTACGCACGCGACGAGGACGGCCAGCCGGTGCTGGTCCCGGACCTCGCGACCGACCTGGGCACCCCCAACGACGACTTCACCGAGTGGACCTTCACCATTCGTGACGACGCGACGTGGGAGGACGGCAAGCCCGTCACCGCCGAAGAGGTCGCGTTCGGCATCTGCCGCTCGCTCGACTCCGAGGCGTTCCCGTCCGGCCCCGGCACGGAGTACTCCAAGACGTACTTCGACGGTGCGGCCGACTACGACGGCCCCTACACGGGCAAGGACCCCAACTGCGAGAAGTACACGGGCATCTCGGTCGACGGCCAGGACGTCACCATCAAGATGGCCAAGCCGTTCCCGGACATGGACTACTGGGGCGCCTTCATGGCGATGGGCCCGGCCCCGCTCGGCAACGCCTCCAAGCCGCCGAACTACGGCAACAAGCCGCTGTCCAACGGCCCCTACAAGGTCGACAGCTACAAGCCCAACGAGGAGCTCGTCCTCGTCAAGAACGACCAGTGGTCCGCTGACTCCGACCCGGCCCGTCACCAGTACGCCGACGAGTTCGTGTTCAAGTTCAACCAGGACCAGGCCAAGGTCGACGAGATCATGCTCTCGGACAACTCCGACAGCCAGACCGCCGTCTCCACCGGCCTCGGCTCGGACAAGTACAACGACGCGAACGGCCAGCTCGGCGACCGCCTCGTGCAGCAGACCTCACAGTGTGTCTCCACGCTGACGCCTGACTACACGAAGATCACCGACATCAACGTCCGCAAGGCGCTCGCCTACGCGTACCCGTACCAGGACGTCTGGATCGCCACCGGTGAGGTTCCCGGCGTGACCCGGGTCCCGGCCAACTCGGTCATGCCCCCCGGCATGGCGGGCAAGGTCAACGACTTCCAGGTCGACGGTGAGCAGATCACCTACGACCCGGAGAAGGCCAAGGAGCTGCTGGCCGAGGCCGGCTACGGCGACGACAACCCGTACGAGATCACGATGGTCTACTACGAGGTCGACCCGCTGGCCAAGGCCGGCCAGGACCAGATCACCAAGGGCTTCGAGGCCTCCGGCTTCAAGGTCAAGGCCATCCCGGTCCAGGAGTCGCCCTACAACATCTGGCTCGACCCCGACAACAAGGTCAACAAGACCCTCAACCTCCGTGGCGTCAACTGGTGCTCGGACTGGCCCGCCGGTTCGACCATGCTCCCGCCGCTGCTGAAGGGTGGCGCTGTCTACAACACCGCCTACTTCGACGAGGCCTCGGTCAACGACGAGATGGACAACATCGCGACGCTGCCGCTCGAGGAGCAGGCTGACGCCTGGGGTGCGCTGGACGAGAAAATCATGACGGACTACTTCCCGATCATCCCGACCGCGTTCCGCAACGACCTGTTCGTCTTCGGCACGAAGGTCGGCAACCCGACCGGCGACGGTTCCATCGGTGCGCCGAACTACAAGGACCTGTACGTCATGCAGTGA
- a CDS encoding ABC transporter permease, translated as MSADTAGPETLGSLTDEPEHQDPNSQQAKEISGKSPLRIALGRLAKDKIAVVCALVVLFFIVCAVFAGPISHLFGVSLETPLASERVDGLNNNMPKPEMGPPFGPFTWDHPLGVAPQTGNDNLAYWLYGCRTSLLIATVATVVASVVGVVIGLLAGFLGGAVDKILSFFIDMFLTIPFLLAALTLAPILNERFNLYDSYQTIQKFSLVAVLALFGWMGTARLIRGEVLALREREFVQAARVMGMPTSRILFKELLPNLAAPIIISVSLMLPTFVALEAGLAYLGIGVTDGISWGQVILKAATPTYFREYPQFLWAPLLGIVALVLSLNLLGDAIRDALDPKTRR; from the coding sequence ATGTCGGCAGACACCGCAGGGCCGGAGACGCTCGGCTCGTTGACTGACGAGCCGGAGCACCAGGATCCCAACAGCCAGCAGGCGAAGGAGATCTCCGGCAAGTCTCCGCTCCGCATCGCCCTGGGCCGCCTGGCCAAGGACAAGATCGCGGTCGTCTGTGCGCTCGTGGTGCTGTTCTTCATCGTGTGCGCGGTCTTCGCCGGCCCGATCAGCCACCTCTTCGGCGTCAGCCTCGAGACCCCGCTCGCCAGCGAGCGCGTCGACGGGCTCAACAACAACATGCCGAAGCCCGAGATGGGCCCGCCCTTCGGTCCCTTCACCTGGGACCACCCGCTGGGCGTCGCGCCGCAGACGGGCAACGACAACCTGGCCTACTGGCTCTACGGCTGCCGCACCTCGCTGCTCATCGCGACGGTCGCCACGGTGGTCGCCAGCGTCGTGGGCGTCGTGATCGGCCTGCTCGCCGGCTTCCTCGGCGGCGCGGTCGACAAGATCCTGTCGTTCTTCATCGACATGTTCCTCACGATCCCGTTCCTGCTCGCCGCGCTGACCCTGGCGCCGATCCTCAACGAGCGCTTCAACCTCTACGACAGCTACCAGACCATCCAGAAGTTCAGCCTGGTCGCCGTCCTGGCCCTCTTCGGCTGGATGGGCACCGCCCGGCTGATCCGTGGTGAGGTGCTCGCGCTGCGCGAGCGCGAGTTCGTCCAGGCGGCCCGCGTGATGGGCATGCCGACCTCGCGCATCCTGTTCAAGGAGCTGCTGCCCAACCTCGCCGCGCCGATCATCATCAGCGTCTCGCTGATGCTGCCGACGTTCGTCGCGCTCGAGGCGGGCCTGGCCTACCTCGGCATCGGCGTCACCGACGGCATCTCGTGGGGCCAGGTGATCCTCAAGGCCGCGACGCCGACCTACTTCCGCGAGTACCCGCAGTTCCTGTGGGCGCCGCTCCTGGGCATCGTCGCGCTGGTGCTCTCCCTCAACCTCCTGGGTGACGCGATCCGCGACGCCCTCGACCCCAAGACCCGGCGCTGA
- the aspS gene encoding aspartate--tRNA ligase, with protein MIRTHDAGALRATDVGQTVTLAGWVARRRDHGGVAFLDLREASGVVQVVVRDEEVAHSLRSEYCLKVTGEVVARKEGNENPNLATGEIEVVATDVEVLSTSDPLPFPIDDASGHKGGEVGEEARLKHRYLDLRRSGPNAALRLRSKINKAARDVLDERAFVEIETPTLTRSTPEGARDFLVPARLAPGSWYALPQSPQLFKQLLMVGGMERYYQIARCYRDEDFRADRQPEFTQLDIEMSFVDQEDVIELMESVLEAMWAQAGKTIQRPIPRMTYAEAMARYGSDKPDLRMGLELVECTEYFKDTTFRVFQADYVGAVVMPGGGSQPRRQFDAWQDWAKQRGAKGLAYVTVAEDGELGGPVAKNLTDAEREGLAAHVGAAPGDCIFFAAGPVRSSRALLGAARLEIGRRGDMLDDAEFAFTWVVDAPLFEPSSDAVASGDVAVGAGAWTAVHHAFTSPKAEFLDTFDTDPGSALAYAYDIVCNGNELGGGSIRIHRGDVQKRVFSVMGLGEEEAQEKFGFLLDAFKFGAPPHGGIAVGMDRIVALLAGTDSIRDVIAFPKSGGGYDPLTAAPAPITPEQRKEAGVDARPEPKGDPAAAAAEA; from the coding sequence GTGATCCGCACCCATGACGCCGGCGCCCTGCGCGCCACGGACGTCGGCCAGACCGTCACGCTCGCCGGGTGGGTGGCGCGGCGCCGCGACCACGGCGGCGTCGCGTTCCTGGACCTCCGCGAGGCCAGCGGCGTGGTGCAGGTCGTCGTCCGGGACGAGGAGGTCGCCCACAGCCTCCGCAGCGAGTACTGCCTGAAGGTCACCGGGGAGGTCGTCGCCCGCAAGGAGGGCAACGAGAACCCGAACCTGGCCACCGGCGAGATCGAGGTCGTGGCCACCGACGTCGAGGTGCTCTCCACCTCCGACCCGCTGCCGTTCCCGATCGACGACGCGTCCGGCCACAAGGGCGGCGAGGTCGGTGAGGAGGCGCGCCTCAAGCACCGCTACCTCGACCTGCGCCGCTCCGGCCCCAACGCCGCCCTGCGCCTGCGCTCGAAGATCAACAAGGCCGCGCGCGACGTGCTCGACGAGCGCGCGTTCGTCGAGATCGAGACGCCCACCCTGACCCGCTCGACGCCGGAGGGTGCCCGCGACTTCCTGGTGCCCGCCCGGCTCGCGCCCGGCAGCTGGTACGCCCTGCCGCAGAGCCCGCAGCTGTTCAAGCAGCTGCTGATGGTCGGCGGCATGGAGCGCTACTACCAGATCGCGCGCTGCTACCGCGACGAGGACTTCCGCGCCGACCGGCAGCCCGAGTTCACCCAGCTCGACATCGAGATGAGCTTCGTGGACCAGGAGGACGTCATCGAGCTCATGGAGAGCGTCCTCGAGGCGATGTGGGCGCAGGCCGGCAAGACGATCCAGCGGCCCATCCCGCGGATGACGTACGCCGAGGCCATGGCGAGGTACGGCTCCGACAAGCCCGACCTGCGCATGGGCCTGGAGCTCGTCGAGTGCACGGAGTACTTCAAGGACACCACCTTCCGCGTGTTCCAGGCCGACTACGTCGGTGCGGTCGTGATGCCCGGCGGCGGCAGCCAGCCGCGCCGCCAGTTCGATGCCTGGCAGGACTGGGCCAAGCAGCGCGGCGCCAAGGGCCTGGCCTACGTCACGGTCGCCGAGGACGGCGAGCTCGGTGGCCCGGTCGCGAAGAACCTCACCGACGCCGAGCGCGAGGGCCTCGCAGCGCACGTCGGCGCGGCTCCCGGCGACTGCATCTTCTTCGCCGCCGGCCCGGTCAGGAGCAGCCGCGCGCTGCTCGGCGCGGCCCGTCTCGAGATCGGCCGCCGCGGAGACATGCTGGACGACGCGGAGTTCGCGTTCACCTGGGTCGTCGACGCGCCCCTGTTCGAGCCCAGCTCCGACGCTGTCGCCAGCGGCGACGTGGCCGTCGGCGCCGGCGCCTGGACGGCGGTGCACCATGCCTTCACCAGCCCGAAGGCGGAGTTCCTCGACACGTTCGACACCGACCCCGGCAGCGCCCTGGCCTACGCCTACGACATCGTCTGCAACGGCAACGAGCTCGGCGGCGGGTCGATCCGTATCCACCGCGGCGACGTCCAGAAGCGGGTCTTCTCCGTGATGGGCCTCGGCGAGGAGGAGGCCCAGGAGAAGTTCGGGTTCCTGCTCGACGCCTTCAAGTTCGGCGCGCCCCCGCACGGTGGCATCGCGGTCGGCATGGACCGGATCGTGGCGCTGCTCGCCGGCACCGACTCGATCCGCGACGTCATCGCCTTCCCGAAGTCCGGTGGCGGCTACGACCCGCTCACCGCCGCGCCCGCGCCGATCACCCCGGAGCAGCGCAAGGAGGCCGGCGTCGACGCCCGGCCCGAGCCGAAGGGCGACCCGGCAGCCGCTGCGGCCGAGGCCTGA
- the hisS gene encoding histidine--tRNA ligase, whose product MSKIAPLSGFPELLPAQRTVEREVVASLSRTFELHGFANIETRVVEPIDRLAKGGEVDKEIYVLQRINAEADARAELGLHFDLTVPFARYVLEHAGHLEFPFRRFQVQPAWRGERPQEGRYRQFTQADVDIVGRDELPFHHDVEVMSVMVDALGRLPIPPVSFQFNNRKLIQGFYRGLGIDDVTDAIRVIDKLDKLPADEVATMLVERVGTTPEQAQRCLELATIRVADTSFVEKVRALGVTDELLEQGLEELAAVVDGCRAVAGDRVSVEANLRIARGLDYYTGTVVEIFMAGYERLKSVGGGGRYDALASDGRTTYPGVGVSFGVSRTLVPLIADGVLAGSRPVPSVALVALNTEDDRAASTAVAAALRSRDVACEVAPAPAKFGKQIRFAERRGIPYVWFVQADGSHQVKDIRSGDQVEADPATWTPPPADLRPIIVTTQNTIEENQ is encoded by the coding sequence ATGAGCAAGATCGCCCCGCTGAGCGGGTTCCCCGAGCTGCTGCCTGCGCAGCGCACCGTCGAGCGCGAGGTCGTCGCGTCGCTGTCGCGCACCTTCGAGCTGCACGGCTTCGCCAACATCGAGACGCGCGTCGTCGAGCCGATCGACCGGCTGGCCAAGGGCGGCGAGGTCGACAAGGAGATCTACGTCCTCCAGCGGATCAACGCGGAGGCGGACGCCCGGGCCGAGCTCGGCCTCCACTTCGACCTGACGGTGCCGTTCGCCCGCTACGTCCTCGAGCACGCCGGTCACCTCGAGTTCCCGTTCCGCCGGTTCCAGGTCCAGCCGGCCTGGCGTGGCGAGCGCCCGCAAGAGGGCCGCTACCGCCAGTTCACGCAGGCCGACGTCGACATCGTCGGGCGCGACGAGCTGCCGTTCCACCACGACGTCGAGGTGATGTCAGTGATGGTGGACGCCCTCGGCCGGCTGCCCATCCCGCCGGTGTCGTTCCAGTTCAACAACCGCAAGCTGATCCAGGGCTTCTACCGCGGCCTGGGCATCGACGACGTCACCGACGCGATCCGGGTGATCGACAAGCTCGACAAGCTCCCGGCCGACGAGGTCGCGACGATGTTGGTCGAGCGCGTCGGTACGACGCCGGAGCAGGCCCAGCGGTGCCTCGAGCTGGCCACCATCCGGGTCGCCGACACCTCGTTCGTCGAGAAGGTCCGCGCGCTCGGCGTCACCGACGAGCTGCTCGAGCAGGGCCTCGAGGAGCTCGCCGCCGTCGTCGACGGCTGTCGCGCCGTCGCGGGCGACCGGGTGAGCGTCGAGGCCAACCTCCGCATCGCGCGCGGCCTCGACTACTACACCGGCACCGTCGTCGAGATCTTCATGGCGGGCTACGAACGGCTCAAGTCGGTCGGCGGGGGAGGGCGCTACGACGCGCTCGCCAGCGACGGTCGTACGACCTATCCCGGCGTCGGGGTGTCCTTCGGCGTCTCCCGCACGCTCGTCCCGCTGATCGCCGACGGCGTGCTGGCGGGCAGCCGGCCGGTGCCCAGCGTGGCGCTCGTCGCGCTCAACACCGAGGACGACCGGGCCGCCAGCACGGCGGTCGCCGCCGCTTTGCGGTCCCGCGACGTCGCGTGCGAGGTCGCCCCCGCTCCTGCGAAGTTCGGGAAGCAGATCCGCTTCGCCGAGCGGCGCGGCATCCCCTATGTCTGGTTCGTCCAGGCCGACGGCAGCCACCAGGTCAAGGACATCCGCTCGGGGGACCAGGTCGAGGCCGACCCGGCCACCTGGACCCCACCTCCGGCCGACCTCCGTCCGATCATCGTCACCACCCAGAACACCATCGAGGAGAACCAGTGA